One stretch of Jiangella gansuensis DSM 44835 DNA includes these proteins:
- a CDS encoding 2-phosphosulfolactate phosphatase — MSAWYAQDGYGVRLEWGSPGVRRLASQVAALVVVDVLSFTTAVSIAVEAGTRVFPYPWRDATASAYAVRVGAKLAVGRREISEATPWSLSPAALRSAPVPPRLVLPSPNGSAIAAAAAEAPDGPAVLAGCLRNATAVGRWLSARGYGRPDRPVAVVAAGERWPDRDGLRPAVEDLLGAGAVVAALTAASGSTLSPEAAAAGAAFTTVADVGVAVTQSVSGRELTEYGFPEDVAIAARVDDSGVVPVLDDAAFAPARD; from the coding sequence ATGAGCGCCTGGTACGCGCAGGATGGCTACGGAGTCCGCCTGGAGTGGGGGTCGCCGGGCGTACGGCGGCTCGCATCTCAGGTGGCCGCGCTTGTCGTGGTGGACGTGCTGTCGTTCACGACGGCAGTGTCGATCGCCGTCGAGGCTGGCACGCGGGTGTTCCCCTACCCGTGGCGCGACGCGACGGCGTCTGCGTATGCAGTGCGGGTGGGCGCCAAGCTGGCGGTCGGCCGCCGCGAGATCAGCGAGGCCACGCCGTGGTCGTTGTCACCGGCGGCGCTTCGATCCGCACCCGTGCCGCCGCGACTGGTGCTGCCGTCACCGAACGGTTCCGCCATAGCCGCCGCCGCGGCCGAGGCGCCCGACGGCCCCGCCGTGCTCGCCGGCTGCCTGCGCAACGCCACCGCGGTCGGGCGTTGGCTCTCCGCTCGAGGGTACGGCCGGCCGGATCGGCCGGTCGCGGTGGTCGCGGCCGGCGAGCGGTGGCCGGACCGTGACGGCTTACGGCCGGCGGTGGAGGACTTGCTCGGCGCCGGCGCGGTGGTCGCGGCGTTGACAGCCGCCAGCGGGTCCACCCTCTCCCCCGAGGCGGCCGCAGCAGGGGCCGCGTTCACCACCGTCGCCGACGTGGGCGTTGCGGTGACGCAGTCGGTATCCGGACGCGAACTGACCGAGTACGGCTTCCCCGAGGACGTCGCCATCGCCGCCCGGGTCGATGACAGCGGCGTCGTGCCCGTTCTCGACGACGCGGCATTTGCGCCAGCCCGCGACTGA
- a CDS encoding DinB family protein yields MSDVKAELHRKLRAGRAGVLSRVDGLGEYDLRRPLTPTGTNLLGLVKHLARVEYVYLGTSFGRPPPETLAWEEDGSVWEGADMWAKPDESSDYLIGLYRRACEHGDRTIEQLDLDAPGRVPHWPAERADTTLGVLLIRMVAETAQHAGHADIVRELIDGTAGPDHESLGDAATWRAYLANIRAAADVFAPRE; encoded by the coding sequence GTGAGCGATGTCAAAGCGGAACTGCACCGCAAACTGCGGGCCGGCCGGGCGGGAGTGCTGTCCAGGGTGGACGGCCTCGGCGAGTACGACCTGCGCCGTCCGCTCACTCCCACCGGCACCAACCTGCTCGGCCTGGTCAAGCACCTCGCCCGCGTGGAGTACGTCTACCTCGGCACGTCATTCGGCCGGCCACCGCCGGAGACGCTGGCCTGGGAGGAAGATGGCTCGGTCTGGGAGGGCGCCGACATGTGGGCGAAGCCCGACGAGTCCAGCGACTACCTCATCGGCCTGTACCGACGAGCCTGCGAGCACGGCGACCGCACCATCGAACAGCTCGACCTCGACGCCCCCGGCCGGGTCCCGCACTGGCCTGCCGAACGTGCCGACACCACCCTCGGCGTGCTGCTCATCCGCATGGTCGCCGAGACCGCCCAGCACGCCGGGCACGCCGACATCGTCCGCGAGCTCATCGACGGCACCGCCGGCCCCGACCACGAGTCCCTCGGCGACGCCGCCACGTGGCGCGCGTACCTCGCGAACATCCGGGCCGCCGCCGATGTGTTCGCGCCGCGCGAGTGA
- a CDS encoding nitroreductase/quinone reductase family protein, translating to MTPDQQAAKRGKRKPGTPGALSRWMQRKANARTIRKVRGGRGTMMGMDLLILNTVGHRSGQPRETPVAWFADGDDARLIVASGGGNQNPDWHANLMAHPDQVTIELPGRAAEPVTAQRLNGAQREQAWSIIAAAQPRIAKYQSKSDREYPVIRLTPR from the coding sequence ATGACACCGGACCAGCAGGCAGCCAAACGAGGCAAGCGCAAGCCGGGTACGCCCGGTGCGCTGTCGCGGTGGATGCAGCGCAAAGCGAACGCCCGCACCATCCGCAAGGTCCGGGGTGGACGCGGGACGATGATGGGCATGGACCTGCTGATCCTGAACACGGTGGGCCACCGCAGCGGGCAACCGCGGGAGACTCCGGTGGCGTGGTTCGCCGACGGTGACGACGCCCGGCTGATCGTCGCGTCGGGCGGCGGGAACCAGAACCCCGACTGGCACGCCAACCTCATGGCACACCCCGACCAGGTGACGATCGAGCTGCCGGGCCGCGCAGCCGAACCGGTGACGGCGCAGCGACTCAACGGCGCCCAGCGTGAGCAGGCATGGAGCATCATCGCCGCCGCCCAGCCCCGCATCGCGAAGTACCAGAGCAAGTCCGACCGCGAGTACCCGGTGATCCGCCTCACCCCGCGGTGA
- a CDS encoding GNAT family N-acetyltransferase, with product MSAPDLTIKPLGPDTWADLESVMGARGGARGCWCMHWRLSIAEWMENKGDGNKAALRALAEQDAPPGVVGYLDEDPVAWCGFGNRADFPRMQRSTLLQPVDDEPVVSLTCLFVKKGHRRDGISTPLITAVCDYLSETSEIRTVEAYPVEPPAGRTIGPDTAMTGIASAFLAAGFTEVARRKSDRPIVRYELP from the coding sequence GTGAGCGCACCAGACCTCACCATCAAGCCCCTCGGGCCGGACACCTGGGCGGACCTCGAGTCCGTCATGGGTGCACGGGGCGGCGCTCGTGGCTGCTGGTGCATGCATTGGCGGCTGAGCATCGCCGAGTGGATGGAGAACAAAGGCGACGGGAACAAGGCCGCCTTGCGTGCTCTCGCCGAGCAGGACGCGCCACCCGGCGTCGTGGGCTACCTCGACGAGGACCCCGTGGCCTGGTGCGGGTTCGGCAACCGCGCGGACTTCCCCAGGATGCAACGCTCGACGCTGCTGCAACCCGTCGATGACGAACCGGTCGTCTCACTCACCTGCCTGTTCGTCAAGAAGGGCCATCGGCGGGACGGCATATCCACGCCACTGATCACCGCGGTGTGCGACTACCTGTCCGAGACCTCCGAAATACGCACGGTCGAGGCCTACCCCGTCGAACCTCCCGCAGGGCGCACCATCGGCCCGGACACAGCCATGACCGGCATCGCCAGCGCGTTCCTGGCTGCTGGCTTCACCGAAGTCGCCCGGCGTAAGAGCGATCGCCCCATCGTGAGGTACGAACTGCCGTGA
- a CDS encoding CGNR zinc finger domain-containing protein has protein sequence MSAATAWVDDHFIAGDVALDFANTVYRRTPELGADLLNTAEALTTWLARAHLLPESNEHGDPADVLDEARGLRAQLWVVFDAQREGRAIPEDAFARLLDVARHGIGSVTLKPDGSMVPTTADGALSILALRATARVLNPPPQGVRVCDRCGWFFIDSSRGRRRRWCSMKTCGNQAKAHRYRSTHG, from the coding sequence GTGAGCGCCGCCACCGCCTGGGTGGATGACCACTTCATCGCCGGCGATGTCGCCCTCGACTTCGCCAACACCGTCTACCGCCGCACTCCCGAACTCGGCGCCGATCTGCTGAACACAGCTGAAGCGCTCACGACCTGGCTTGCCCGCGCACACCTGCTGCCCGAGAGCAACGAACACGGCGACCCCGCTGACGTCCTCGACGAAGCTCGCGGACTACGTGCCCAGCTCTGGGTCGTCTTCGACGCCCAGAGGGAGGGACGTGCCATACCCGAAGACGCCTTCGCAAGGCTTCTCGACGTCGCCCGTCACGGCATCGGTAGCGTCACTCTGAAACCCGACGGCTCGATGGTCCCCACGACAGCCGACGGAGCGCTCAGCATCCTGGCCCTGCGTGCCACGGCACGTGTCCTCAACCCGCCACCCCAAGGAGTGCGGGTTTGCGACCGCTGCGGCTGGTTCTTCATCGACAGCTCCCGTGGGCGCCGGCGCCGCTGGTGCAGCATGAAGACGTGCGGGAACCAGGCAAAAGCTCACCGGTACCGCTCCACGCACGGCTGA
- a CDS encoding VOC family protein has product MACRISELVLGCRDPELLARFWCEVLDFVVLDHEDDGSLEIGPREGFGGPQPTIILSRRDEPEKGKSRLHIDVNATDRDQDAELERLLKLGARPADIGQTGQEQWHVLADPEGNEFCLLKARLNPL; this is encoded by the coding sequence ATGGCGTGTCGTATCAGTGAACTCGTGCTCGGTTGCCGCGATCCTGAGCTGCTGGCGCGGTTCTGGTGTGAGGTCCTGGACTTCGTCGTGCTCGATCACGAGGACGACGGTTCGCTGGAGATCGGGCCGCGCGAAGGGTTCGGCGGTCCGCAGCCGACGATCATCCTCAGCCGCAGGGACGAGCCGGAGAAGGGGAAATCCCGGCTGCACATCGACGTCAACGCCACCGACCGCGATCAGGACGCCGAGCTCGAACGCCTCCTCAAGCTCGGTGCACGCCCGGCCGACATCGGCCAGACCGGGCAGGAGCAATGGCACGTCCTGGCCGACCCCGAAGGCAACGAGTTCTGCCTGCTCAAGGCCCGCCTGAACCCACTCTGA
- a CDS encoding GNAT family N-acetyltransferase: MPVHLVTERLHMRPWAESDIDDLRALISERDDGTPTVEHVREIIAAQEAAMSTAGFTLLPIRRRVEGDFIGYCGLIVGRATVDEPEIAYELFRRVHGRGYATEAAGAVLGAAVETGRKRLWSTVGSWNTPSLRVLEKLGFARNHVSIDDRAGEVVWLTRLLP; this comes from the coding sequence ATGCCAGTTCACCTCGTGACGGAGCGGCTCCACATGCGGCCCTGGGCGGAGTCGGACATCGACGACCTTCGTGCCCTGATCTCAGAACGCGATGACGGAACGCCGACCGTTGAGCACGTCCGAGAAATCATCGCTGCGCAGGAAGCCGCCATGTCGACAGCGGGGTTCACACTGCTACCCATCCGTCGCCGCGTCGAAGGCGACTTCATCGGCTATTGCGGGCTCATCGTGGGCCGGGCCACCGTTGATGAACCCGAGATCGCGTACGAGTTGTTCCGACGCGTGCATGGGCGTGGGTACGCCACCGAGGCGGCAGGCGCAGTGCTCGGCGCTGCGGTAGAGACCGGGCGGAAAAGGCTCTGGTCGACTGTCGGTTCGTGGAACACCCCATCGTTGCGTGTCCTCGAGAAGCTCGGTTTCGCGCGGAATCATGTTTCGATCGACGACCGCGCGGGCGAAGTGGTCTGGCTCACGCGATTGCTGCCATGA
- a CDS encoding class I SAM-dependent methyltransferase yields the protein MGGIATKSIRAARGVAAALRRPPYTAPGHYYSPATSAADRQRAVTWRALSPVGVDLNEDGQEKLAGELGPLMVDLPEDRWQPGNGMYGRADAATMHAMLRHYKPKRVVEVGSGYSTAVILDVAERYLPGLEVTCIEPYPERLLSRVRDEDNVHVMQVPVQQVPAPESLGDGPNASFCGIQSGDFLIIDSTHVAKSGSDVIWLYLHVLPTLPPGVLVHIHDIHWPFEYPEKWIREGRDWTEVYLLRAFLSHSEAWQIRLMTSWLWTQRPDLVPESLRGEPTGALWMQRQ from the coding sequence ATGGGGGGCATTGCCACTAAGTCCATCCGGGCAGCTAGGGGCGTCGCCGCAGCGTTGCGGAGACCGCCGTACACCGCGCCCGGCCACTACTACTCGCCCGCCACGTCGGCCGCTGATCGCCAGCGCGCCGTGACGTGGCGGGCACTTTCGCCTGTCGGGGTCGACTTGAACGAGGACGGCCAGGAGAAGCTGGCCGGCGAGCTCGGGCCGCTGATGGTCGACCTGCCCGAGGACCGCTGGCAGCCGGGCAACGGCATGTACGGTCGCGCCGACGCGGCCACGATGCACGCCATGCTCCGGCACTACAAGCCGAAGCGGGTCGTCGAAGTCGGATCCGGCTACTCGACGGCAGTCATATTGGACGTGGCTGAGCGCTATCTACCGGGACTAGAAGTCACCTGCATTGAGCCATACCCGGAGCGCCTGCTGTCCAGGGTCCGCGATGAGGACAATGTGCACGTGATGCAAGTTCCGGTGCAGCAGGTGCCAGCGCCGGAGTCTCTCGGCGATGGCCCAAATGCATCGTTCTGCGGAATCCAGTCGGGCGACTTCCTGATCATCGACTCCACGCACGTCGCGAAGTCGGGGTCCGACGTGATCTGGCTGTACCTGCACGTGCTGCCGACGCTGCCGCCCGGCGTGCTGGTCCACATCCACGACATCCACTGGCCGTTCGAGTACCCGGAGAAGTGGATCCGCGAAGGCCGGGACTGGACCGAGGTGTACCTGCTGCGTGCGTTCCTCTCCCACAGCGAGGCCTGGCAGATTCGGCTCATGACGTCGTGGCTCTGGACCCAGCGGCCGGATCTGGTGCCCGAGTCGTTGCGGGGTGAACCGACCGGCGCGCTCTGGATGCAGCGACAATGA
- a CDS encoding PIN-like domain-containing protein, whose amino-acid sequence MVDENSLSSLRELFLSYYSPTRQELRDVLLDGIISVDTNVLLDLYRYTPSARAELINLFSAFGERLFIPYTVAKEYQEGRLGAVLDHLGEYDDARGHLEAARERAVSALNFLAKRRSFRRDEFELELSRLDSAFRAAERRVAALASDYDLDPEGLIDSDPIRKSLEPIFNGKVGRPLNPAAEQAHRELFGSENRTEVLPGDSDAKRKPIARAANDYLIWNELKVEVARRGKPILFVTSDDKADWVGRERGRTERPRRELVEEMLRDCGVRPYMMQPAKFLELSREALDVAVSPGTVEEASASEQGQEYGSAPPIVVHGLSDEPKRVRLARCCTPIPGDEIVGRTARGRKVVVHRTDCQWVAQSGPEVEVSWTDVPAELEVSLRFTVEDEAVFYAAWPETLEQLSASVRILRMQSSEDEMPATAFVLLNFESPMTAAQISEVIGTIPGVGVVARTSRNLVTNL is encoded by the coding sequence ATGGTGGATGAGAACAGTCTGTCCAGCCTTCGGGAGCTCTTCTTGTCGTACTATTCACCTACTCGGCAAGAGCTTCGCGATGTGCTTCTTGACGGAATCATTAGCGTCGACACCAACGTTCTTCTCGATCTATACAGGTACACACCAAGCGCAAGGGCCGAGCTTATAAACTTGTTCTCGGCATTCGGCGAACGGCTCTTCATCCCCTATACAGTGGCCAAGGAGTACCAGGAGGGCCGGCTCGGCGCGGTCTTGGATCACCTCGGTGAGTACGATGACGCCAGGGGCCATCTTGAGGCAGCCCGCGAGCGCGCCGTCTCAGCCCTGAACTTCCTCGCAAAGCGTAGATCGTTTAGGCGCGATGAATTCGAGTTAGAATTGTCGCGCCTTGACTCAGCATTCAGAGCGGCTGAGAGGCGGGTCGCCGCGCTCGCGAGTGACTATGACCTAGACCCTGAAGGGCTAATCGACTCTGATCCAATTCGAAAAAGCCTTGAGCCAATCTTTAATGGCAAGGTCGGTCGGCCTCTGAATCCGGCCGCCGAACAAGCGCACAGGGAACTATTCGGCTCCGAAAATCGCACCGAGGTGCTGCCTGGCGATAGTGACGCGAAGCGCAAACCCATCGCGCGCGCCGCCAACGATTATCTCATCTGGAATGAACTCAAAGTTGAAGTCGCGCGACGTGGAAAGCCGATCCTGTTTGTAACTAGCGATGACAAGGCCGATTGGGTTGGGCGAGAGCGGGGAAGAACCGAGAGGCCGCGGAGAGAACTTGTCGAAGAGATGTTGCGCGACTGCGGGGTGAGGCCGTACATGATGCAGCCCGCGAAGTTCCTTGAGCTTTCGCGTGAAGCTCTCGATGTCGCCGTGAGCCCCGGGACCGTGGAAGAAGCCTCAGCATCCGAACAAGGACAAGAGTACGGCTCGGCGCCGCCAATAGTGGTTCACGGCCTCTCAGACGAGCCGAAACGAGTTCGACTGGCTCGGTGCTGCACTCCGATCCCTGGCGACGAGATCGTCGGCCGGACAGCACGAGGCCGAAAAGTAGTCGTGCATCGAACTGACTGCCAATGGGTTGCCCAAAGCGGCCCTGAGGTTGAGGTTAGCTGGACCGACGTCCCAGCCGAACTCGAAGTTTCATTGCGCTTCACAGTCGAGGATGAAGCCGTCTTCTATGCGGCTTGGCCGGAAACCCTTGAGCAGTTATCGGCATCGGTTCGAATCTTGCGAATGCAATCATCGGAAGATGAGATGCCGGCGACAGCATTTGTGCTGCTGAACTTTGAGAGTCCAATGACGGCGGCTCAGATAAGCGAGGTCATAGGAACCATCCCGGGCGTAGGAGTGGTGGCAAGAACCAGTCGAAACCTAGTGACGAATTTGTAA
- a CDS encoding ribbon-helix-helix protein, CopG family, translated as MAKEKVTVTMSGQVLANLDADARSSGLNRSEYVERIAREAHYRRLLDQVEGPAWTTAEEDRARDVLRWQAEA; from the coding sequence ATGGCGAAGGAGAAGGTAACGGTGACCATGTCGGGGCAGGTGCTTGCCAACCTCGACGCCGACGCGCGCAGCTCCGGCCTGAACCGGTCGGAGTACGTCGAGCGGATCGCCCGTGAGGCGCACTATCGGAGGCTGCTCGATCAGGTCGAGGGGCCGGCGTGGACCACCGCCGAAGAGGACCGGGCGCGTGACGTACTGCGGTGGCAGGCTGAGGCGTGA
- a CDS encoding pentapeptide repeat-containing protein, which translates to MKTTLRTIAAAVPVAIVGLGALWLVLGPLANALTATRGLTPSESVAALADTRQAILTGLGGLGLLIGVAFTARTYLLNRRAQLTDRLARSVEQLASGQLAVRLGGVYALEQLMRESKQEHEAAVDVLAAFVRENASYRNVSAGGSEAPVMQQEESQEPEISRLPTDVQSVLTVLGRRPVRHESHRLDLAETDLRGADLRGARFDRADLSEALLNGSDLSKSSLVGALLNFAQLVAAEITDADMSDASLRGAKFQEARMTGVVLRGADPFKARFSGATLEGVDLRKSSIDRAYLMGANLRRANLRDEHLYANRLEGVQLEGADLRGTQIEGDEDVSPQLAERLRRARTDTSTRLPPGM; encoded by the coding sequence ATGAAGACCACCCTCAGGACGATCGCGGCGGCGGTCCCTGTCGCGATCGTGGGCCTTGGTGCGTTGTGGCTCGTGCTGGGGCCGCTGGCAAATGCACTTACGGCAACCCGTGGTTTGACGCCATCCGAGAGCGTGGCCGCCCTTGCTGATACGCGTCAGGCGATTCTGACCGGATTAGGTGGCCTCGGCCTACTCATAGGCGTCGCGTTCACGGCGCGGACATACCTGCTCAATCGTCGGGCTCAATTGACGGATCGTCTGGCCAGGAGTGTCGAGCAACTGGCGTCAGGGCAATTGGCCGTTCGGTTGGGCGGTGTCTACGCCCTCGAGCAATTGATGCGGGAATCTAAACAGGAGCATGAGGCCGCTGTAGACGTCCTTGCTGCCTTTGTGCGCGAGAATGCTAGCTATCGGAATGTCTCGGCGGGTGGGTCGGAAGCGCCTGTGATGCAGCAGGAGGAGTCCCAAGAGCCAGAAATCTCGCGTCTCCCTACTGACGTCCAGTCCGTACTTACGGTTCTAGGTCGTCGACCAGTCCGCCATGAGAGCCACAGGCTTGACCTAGCTGAGACTGATTTGAGGGGAGCGGATCTGCGGGGAGCCCGCTTCGACCGTGCAGATCTGAGCGAGGCATTGCTGAACGGATCGGATCTGTCGAAGAGTTCGCTCGTCGGCGCATTGCTGAATTTCGCTCAATTGGTGGCGGCGGAAATAACTGACGCCGACATGAGTGATGCCTCGCTTCGTGGGGCAAAGTTCCAGGAAGCGCGGATGACTGGTGTTGTATTACGCGGCGCCGATCCGTTCAAGGCGAGGTTCAGCGGCGCGACGTTGGAAGGTGTTGATCTTCGCAAATCCTCGATCGACCGTGCGTACCTGATGGGTGCAAATCTGCGCCGAGCTAATCTCCGAGATGAACATCTCTATGCCAACCGACTTGAGGGTGTGCAACTAGAAGGGGCCGACCTGCGAGGCACACAGATCGAAGGTGATGAGGACGTCTCGCCTCAACTGGCCGAGCGACTTCGCCGCGCACGTACCGACACGTCTACTCGGCTGCCGCCAGGGATGTGA
- a CDS encoding NUDIX domain-containing protein — translation MSLEEDVRADGAPEKEFNPGIADRIPRKTVAGGALIRNEEGLILFIKPIYKPTLEIPGGIADPNESPRQACEREILEEIGLDIKITNTLVVDWIPQSGPWHDGVMFIFDGGILDTEAVQRIRIDNAEARDWEFMTLDSARPRMRPSMARRLSSAQNALKIGRQVYAEFGRPV, via the coding sequence GTGAGCCTCGAAGAGGACGTGAGGGCGGACGGTGCGCCCGAAAAGGAGTTCAACCCAGGCATAGCCGACAGGATCCCGCGCAAGACGGTTGCCGGCGGCGCGCTGATTCGAAATGAGGAGGGGCTGATCCTCTTCATTAAGCCGATCTACAAGCCGACGTTGGAAATCCCAGGTGGCATTGCCGACCCGAACGAGTCTCCACGACAAGCTTGCGAACGAGAGATTCTTGAAGAGATAGGGCTCGACATCAAGATCACGAATACACTTGTGGTCGATTGGATCCCGCAGAGCGGACCATGGCATGACGGCGTGATGTTCATCTTTGACGGCGGAATCCTCGACACCGAGGCCGTCCAGCGCATCCGCATAGATAATGCGGAGGCACGCGACTGGGAGTTTATGACGCTCGACTCAGCTCGCCCCCGCATGCGCCCATCAATGGCTAGGCGCCTGAGTTCCGCACAAAACGCGCTCAAGATCGGCCGCCAGGTCTACGCAGAATTTGGCCGGCCTGTCTAA
- a CDS encoding GntR family transcriptional regulator, whose amino-acid sequence MSLSDGARTGYEQVANTVRQAIATGEYAVGSHLPSIQQLADDHGVSHMTVKRALDVLRNDGLIASRAGVRAIVTATPDDTTPPVQEQIDSLRSTVEELTERLAHVEAHVGKSTHASEREP is encoded by the coding sequence ATGAGCCTCAGCGACGGCGCGCGCACCGGCTACGAGCAGGTCGCAAACACGGTTCGACAAGCGATAGCCACAGGTGAGTACGCAGTGGGCTCGCACCTGCCGTCCATCCAGCAGCTCGCTGACGACCACGGCGTGTCGCACATGACCGTCAAGCGAGCATTGGATGTGCTCAGGAACGATGGACTCATCGCGTCGCGTGCAGGCGTACGAGCGATCGTTACGGCCACGCCAGACGACACGACGCCGCCCGTGCAGGAGCAGATCGACTCGCTCCGCTCGACCGTCGAGGAACTGACTGAGCGGCTCGCTCACGTTGAAGCTCATGTCGGCAAGTCAACGCACGCTAGCGAGCGCGAACCATGA
- a CDS encoding FtsK/SpoIIIE domain-containing protein, translating into MPAPVNPITPAQAATFAKGLADPDSFPRQLARMAVLLLAWPLVLVWKFPILIAALTIATGAVYAADYLVAGWTLIAAAVVAPVVVLALWRTLHARSFAPVGAWLLGCLRCGLVYRWRWRHHAIACGLGIRDKDGEIITPRLVRVMSKPGRDELRVRMLPGQTPDVYLARVVHLAHAFRVGHSHPEYIDRVTAHCDRSGMVTITFPRADPLRRDVPPFAPIPVDRLDLQALPVARLDSTIDAYRLPLLYTHVLVAGATGSGKGSVLWSIVNGLAPGIPAGLVQLYGIDPKGGMELALGKALFHRLAYDKGDDRPGEERAADLVRVMEDLADVSAARAARYAGKLRKFTPSADEPFIVLVVDELAYLTKYMPFPTLKKTFAQAIATVLTQGRAVGVTIVGLLQDPRKDTVPERSLFPVKIGLRLDSASESQMVLGQTGWERGGHCEAIPRGLPGVGYVLIDGDPTPRRVRFSYLTDDDVRALTWQHPTPPPAPPAAQLEAVPDTNDDGDDVGDEGDAPQAVAA; encoded by the coding sequence ATGCCTGCTCCCGTCAATCCGATCACGCCGGCCCAGGCCGCGACGTTCGCCAAGGGCCTGGCCGATCCTGACTCGTTCCCCCGCCAGCTCGCCCGGATGGCAGTGCTGCTGTTGGCGTGGCCGCTGGTGCTGGTGTGGAAGTTCCCGATCCTCATCGCCGCCCTGACCATCGCCACGGGTGCGGTCTACGCGGCCGACTACCTGGTGGCCGGCTGGACCCTGATCGCCGCCGCCGTGGTGGCCCCGGTCGTCGTACTCGCGCTGTGGCGGACCCTGCATGCCCGGTCGTTCGCGCCGGTCGGTGCGTGGCTGCTCGGCTGCCTGCGCTGCGGGCTGGTGTATCGGTGGCGGTGGCGTCACCACGCGATCGCCTGCGGCCTCGGCATCCGCGACAAGGACGGCGAGATCATCACCCCGCGCCTGGTCCGGGTGATGTCGAAGCCGGGTCGGGATGAGCTGCGGGTGCGGATGCTGCCCGGTCAGACTCCCGACGTGTACCTGGCCCGCGTGGTGCACTTGGCGCACGCCTTTCGCGTCGGGCACTCCCACCCCGAATACATCGACCGCGTGACCGCGCACTGCGACCGCTCCGGCATGGTCACCATCACCTTCCCCCGAGCGGACCCGCTGCGCCGCGACGTGCCACCGTTCGCGCCGATCCCGGTCGATCGGCTCGACCTGCAAGCGCTGCCTGTGGCGCGGCTGGACTCGACCATCGACGCCTACCGGCTGCCGCTGCTCTACACCCACGTCCTGGTGGCCGGCGCCACCGGCTCGGGCAAGGGCAGCGTGCTGTGGTCGATCGTCAACGGGCTCGCCCCCGGCATCCCCGCCGGACTGGTGCAGCTTTACGGCATCGACCCCAAGGGCGGCATGGAGCTCGCGCTCGGCAAGGCGCTGTTCCACCGCCTGGCCTACGACAAGGGCGACGACCGTCCGGGGGAGGAACGCGCCGCCGACCTCGTGCGGGTGATGGAAGACCTCGCCGACGTGTCCGCCGCCAGGGCTGCCCGCTACGCCGGGAAGCTGCGCAAGTTCACGCCCAGCGCCGATGAGCCGTTCATCGTGCTCGTGGTCGACGAGCTGGCCTACCTGACGAAGTACATGCCGTTCCCGACCCTCAAGAAGACGTTCGCCCAGGCGATAGCCACCGTCCTCACGCAGGGTCGCGCCGTGGGCGTCACCATCGTTGGCCTGCTCCAAGACCCCCGCAAGGACACCGTCCCCGAGCGGTCGCTGTTCCCGGTCAAGATCGGGCTGCGGCTCGACAGCGCGTCAGAGTCACAGATGGTGCTCGGCCAGACCGGGTGGGAACGCGGCGGGCACTGCGAGGCCATCCCCAGGGGACTGCCCGGCGTCGGGTACGTGCTCATCGACGGCGACCCCACACCGCGCCGAGTCCGGTTCTCCTACCTCACCGACGACGACGTGCGCGCGCTGACCTGGCAGCACCCGACCCCGCCGCCGGCCCCGCCGGCCGCGCAGCTCGAAGCCGTCCCCGACACCAACGACGACGGCGACGACGTCGGTGACGAGGGCGATGCTCCGCAGGCGGTGGCGGCATGA